Proteins co-encoded in one Methanosarcinales archaeon Met12 genomic window:
- a CDS encoding radical SAM protein — MLGKHRAKYIAAKETSSLDSKIELAHKILQNCHFCERRCGVNRLAKEIGYCGVDAVSRYASEFLHYGEEPELVPSHTIFFTGCTFSCVYCQNWDIAHRIAPEEPVLPEKMAELIAMRKYQGARNVNFVGGDPTPHLHTILQIMNKCNVNTPMVWNSNMYCSKEAMELLCGVIDVYLADFRYGNDECAQKYSNVKNYWDIVTRNFLAAYGDAELIVRHLVLPSHIECCTKPIVEWIAEYMPEVRFNLMFQYAPHYRANRYPELNRRLEYDERKKAFEIVRDVGLENLV; from the coding sequence GTGCTTGGCAAACACAGGGCAAAATATATAGCCGCGAAGGAAACTTCGTCACTCGACTCAAAAATAGAGCTCGCTCATAAAATCCTCCAGAACTGCCATTTCTGTGAACGGCGCTGTGGCGTGAACCGACTGGCAAAGGAAATCGGATACTGCGGTGTCGATGCCGTATCGCGATATGCATCGGAATTCCTGCATTATGGCGAGGAGCCAGAACTGGTACCATCGCACACGATTTTTTTCACAGGATGCACGTTCTCCTGCGTATATTGTCAGAACTGGGATATAGCGCATAGAATCGCTCCCGAAGAGCCTGTTCTTCCGGAAAAGATGGCGGAACTTATCGCTATGAGGAAGTATCAGGGTGCGAGAAACGTGAATTTTGTAGGCGGAGACCCAACGCCGCACTTACATACCATACTGCAAATCATGAACAAATGCAATGTCAACACGCCCATGGTCTGGAACTCTAACATGTACTGCTCAAAAGAGGCGATGGAATTATTGTGCGGCGTGATAGATGTTTATTTAGCAGATTTTCGATATGGAAACGATGAATGTGCACAGAAATACTCAAATGTAAAAAACTACTGGGACATCGTCACACGAAACTTCCTTGCGGCATACGGGGATGCAGAGCTTATCGTAAGGCATCTTGTGCTGCCCAGCCATATCGAGTGCTGTACGAAGCCAATCGTGGAGTGGATTGCGGAATACATGCCTGAAGTGAGGTTCAATCTCATGTTTCAGTACGCGCCGCATTACAGAGCAAACCGATACCCAGAGCTGAACCGTCGGCTGGAATATGACGAAAGGAAGAAGGCGTTCGAGATCGTCAGGGATGTTGGACTGGAGAATTTGGTATAA
- a CDS encoding 5,10-methylenetetrahydromethanopterin reductase, whose protein sequence is MFSIEFVPDMPLDELVKYCVLAEDNRFDKVWITDHYNNRNVYTALALIARKTEHIRLGPGVTNPYQIHPALTASSIATIDEISNGRAVFGIGAGDKTTLGALGIQIDKPVTRLKEAVEIIKRLLSGECVTFNGEFFKIDGARLAFKPSNIPIYIGAQGPVMLKTAGMIGDGVLINGSHPADFKYAIPRVRESAPKNFDIVAYTSFSVDVDAEKAKKATMPVVAFIAAGTPQPILERHGINPVDVTPIKNALSRGDFRTAFGAVTEQMINAFSICGSPDHCIQKIRELYDMGVTEVVAGSPIGPDKRMAIKIIGEEIIPNEN, encoded by the coding sequence ATGTTCAGCATCGAATTTGTACCGGATATGCCGTTGGACGAACTTGTAAAGTACTGCGTCTTAGCGGAGGATAACCGATTTGACAAAGTCTGGATCACCGACCATTATAACAATCGAAACGTCTATACAGCGCTGGCTTTAATAGCTAGAAAGACCGAACACATCAGGCTTGGGCCGGGTGTGACCAATCCATATCAAATACATCCAGCATTAACCGCCTCGTCTATTGCTACCATCGATGAGATTTCAAACGGCAGGGCTGTGTTTGGCATTGGGGCTGGTGATAAAACTACCCTTGGTGCACTGGGCATTCAAATAGATAAGCCCGTGACGAGGTTGAAGGAAGCGGTAGAGATCATAAAACGACTTTTGAGTGGGGAGTGCGTAACCTTCAACGGAGAGTTCTTCAAGATTGACGGTGCCAGACTGGCGTTCAAACCCTCCAACATTCCCATATATATCGGAGCCCAGGGTCCGGTGATGCTCAAGACAGCTGGAATGATCGGCGATGGCGTTCTAATCAACGGTTCGCATCCCGCAGACTTTAAATATGCGATCCCCAGGGTTCGCGAAAGCGCTCCAAAGAATTTTGACATCGTTGCATACACCAGTTTCTCGGTTGATGTAGATGCAGAAAAAGCGAAAAAGGCTACGATGCCCGTGGTCGCATTTATTGCTGCCGGAACACCTCAACCCATTTTAGAACGGCACGGCATCAATCCGGTAGATGTCACTCCCATAAAAAATGCATTATCCAGAGGTGATTTCAGGACCGCTTTTGGAGCTGTTACGGAGCAGATGATTAACGCATTCTCCATATGCGGCTCGCCGGACCACTGCATTCAGAAAATTAGAGAACTGTATGACATGGGGGTCACCGAGGTGGTGGCTGGCTCCCCAATCGGTCCGGATAAGCGGATGGCGATAAAAATCATCGGTGAGGAGATCATACCAAATGAAAACTAA
- a CDS encoding methylated-DNA--[protein]-cysteine S-methyltransferase, which translates to MNGNKSPLIGKIDLQHLTPFQRLVLMEVMKIPHGKIITYSQLARQIGHPKADRAVGNAMAKNPAPVIIPCHRVVAKNGLIGV; encoded by the coding sequence ATGAACGGCAATAAATCACCGCTTATAGGCAAGATTGACCTGCAGCACCTGACGCCATTTCAACGACTCGTGCTCATGGAAGTTATGAAGATTCCCCATGGAAAAATCATCACTTATTCCCAATTGGCTCGACAAATTGGTCACCCCAAGGCAGATAGGGCGGTAGGAAATGCCATGGCTAAAAATCCAGCGCCCGTAATAATTCCATGTCATAGAGTGGTAGCGAAGAATGGTTTGATTGGAGTCTAA
- a CDS encoding magnesium transporter, producing the protein MPLEEGTEDLKEYVEEYIEEYASVSSILKQTLPLLLICVFSGLFAGIVLTGMEASLKALPGLLIMVPAILDTRGNIYGAFGSRLGSALHQGIIQPELKNDKNLIHSIAATLAMGVIISVVLAVTSHYVLLVLGRESAGILPLTMISLIAGVASGLLLTMFVLVITFAGYRKGIDPDNISGPVATTAGDVFAMLALFMAAEIVLGVW; encoded by the coding sequence ATGCCTCTCGAAGAAGGGACGGAAGACCTAAAAGAATATGTCGAAGAGTATATAGAAGAATACGCCAGCGTATCTTCCATCCTCAAGCAGACACTCCCTTTGCTCTTGATATGTGTCTTCTCAGGTCTGTTTGCAGGAATTGTATTGACGGGCATGGAAGCTTCGCTAAAGGCGCTTCCGGGATTATTAATAATGGTGCCAGCGATATTGGATACAAGGGGCAACATATATGGGGCGTTCGGCTCCAGACTTGGGTCAGCACTCCACCAGGGCATAATTCAACCAGAGCTGAAGAATGATAAGAACCTCATTCACAGCATTGCGGCTACACTCGCCATGGGAGTAATAATATCTGTCGTGCTGGCTGTTACCTCCCATTACGTCCTCCTGGTGCTCGGAAGAGAGAGCGCTGGCATACTTCCATTGACGATGATATCCCTGATAGCCGGAGTGGCCTCTGGACTGTTGCTGACTATGTTTGTCTTGGTAATCACCTTTGCAGGATATAGAAAAGGCATAGATCCCGATAACATCTCTGGACCTGTGGCGACCACTGCTGGCGATGTATTTGCAATGCTTGCACTTTTTATGGCGGCAGAAATCGTATTGGGGGTGTGGTAG
- a CDS encoding DUF4258 domain-containing protein — MQCEFQPSKHAKSQMVLRGISKREVLDCILKGAKRLQGKKVIGIFGKLEVVFWKRPCHYYIITTYWR; from the coding sequence ATGCAATGCGAATTTCAACCCTCGAAACATGCCAAGAGTCAGATGGTCCTTAGAGGCATTTCAAAAAGGGAGGTGTTGGACTGTATTTTGAAAGGAGCAAAAAGATTGCAAGGAAAAAAGGTCATTGGCATCTTCGGAAAATTGGAAGTCGTCTTTTGGAAGAGACCTTGCCATTATTATATCATAACGACTTACTGGAGGTGA
- a CDS encoding TldD/PmbA family protein, giving the protein MISQIESIVKCAEQAGADEVEIFYVDGKVISIDIERDEISLAEKSIIRGVGIRASVDGAVGFSSTNDFTKVEEVIEHAVKYATIKSQDVSDWGGFPSNGKYPKVDGVFDKKLHDIGLDSCIDYAVKMIDGAKSVERAMPTSGNFVCSSSTRTIYNSNGIMVRESGTIIEGSIDSVARDGDISTASEFDISRSLDIDFYQIGFNASDLANRSLNGIRIESGEVPVLLRPTAFAEIIGHALVPSLDADNVQKGRSALCGRLSTAIASEELDIIDNGLLAKGVGTAMMDDEGTPSQKIDIIVNGMLETFLYDCYTAGKDARKSTGNGVRRSYSSAPAVGIRNMTIQYPPTDIISETSHGILINSVIGAHTANPVSGDFSVEARNAFTIRDGSICEPIKSLMLSGNVFELLKNIDGAGFDVRAVGNIITPTVRVSNQQVVG; this is encoded by the coding sequence ATGATATCACAGATAGAATCCATTGTAAAATGTGCCGAGCAAGCAGGCGCTGATGAAGTCGAGATTTTCTACGTTGATGGAAAAGTCATCTCCATCGACATCGAGAGGGACGAGATCAGCCTGGCAGAGAAATCGATTATACGGGGCGTGGGTATCAGGGCATCCGTCGACGGCGCAGTTGGTTTTTCGAGCACCAACGATTTTACGAAAGTCGAGGAGGTTATCGAGCATGCTGTAAAATATGCCACCATCAAATCACAGGATGTCAGTGATTGGGGGGGATTTCCATCCAACGGCAAATATCCAAAAGTAGACGGCGTATTTGACAAAAAACTCCATGACATCGGTCTTGACAGTTGCATCGATTATGCGGTCAAGATGATAGACGGCGCCAAATCAGTGGAACGGGCCATGCCTACCTCCGGAAACTTCGTATGTTCCTCCTCGACCAGAACGATTTACAACTCGAATGGAATTATGGTGCGTGAATCAGGAACCATTATCGAGGGGTCAATCGATTCGGTGGCACGTGATGGCGACATCTCAACAGCATCGGAATTCGATATATCGCGGAGCCTGGATATCGATTTTTATCAGATTGGTTTCAATGCATCGGACCTGGCCAATCGTTCTTTGAATGGCATCAGAATAGAATCCGGCGAGGTCCCTGTTCTACTCAGACCGACCGCCTTTGCAGAAATCATCGGCCATGCACTGGTTCCATCATTAGATGCAGACAACGTCCAGAAGGGGAGGTCGGCGCTGTGCGGAAGACTAAGCACTGCTATAGCTTCAGAGGAGCTTGACATTATCGATAACGGTTTGCTCGCCAAGGGAGTTGGGACCGCGATGATGGATGATGAAGGGACTCCTTCTCAAAAAATTGATATAATCGTCAATGGCATGCTCGAGACCTTCCTGTATGACTGTTATACTGCGGGTAAAGACGCTCGAAAGAGCACTGGCAACGGCGTCCGTCGCTCATACTCATCTGCACCAGCCGTTGGCATTCGCAATATGACCATCCAGTATCCGCCGACGGATATAATTTCTGAAACCTCCCATGGAATATTGATCAATTCGGTTATCGGGGCGCATACCGCGAACCCGGTGTCCGGCGACTTCTCGGTCGAGGCGAGAAACGCCTTTACGATAAGGGACGGCTCTATCTGCGAGCCTATCAAGTCCCTCATGTTATCTGGAAATGTGTTTGAACTGCTAAAGAACATAGATGGAGCAGGCTTTGATGTCCGTGCTGTTGGCAACATCATCACTCCTACCGTCAGAGTTTCAAACCAGCAGGTTGTAGGCTGA
- a CDS encoding YgiT-type zinc finger protein, with protein MKCPICEGDMERKKVPYTIGSVKLGTFEADVCSSCGEIFFTEKSSDAIDKNAKASGLWGLEKKGKIGYSGNSLIVRIPKKVAEFMKLKKGRGILIKPEDKKRLIIETE; from the coding sequence ATGAAGTGTCCCATATGTGAAGGAGATATGGAAAGAAAAAAAGTCCCGTATACAATAGGAAGCGTTAAACTCGGCACCTTTGAGGCAGACGTTTGTTCGTCTTGTGGCGAAATATTCTTTACAGAAAAGTCGTCTGATGCCATAGATAAGAATGCAAAAGCATCGGGACTATGGGGACTTGAGAAAAAAGGGAAAATAGGATATTCTGGGAATTCTCTTATAGTGAGAATCCCGAAAAAAGTGGCCGAATTCATGAAGTTGAAAAAAGGGAGGGGAATTCTTATCAAACCTGAGGATAAAAAGCGGCTGATTATCGAGACAGAGTGA
- a CDS encoding THUMP domain-containing protein: MRIAFELSGEHQTLPRSEVIGCLTSSNIPFREIATLDQVLIIETNEMPPIARRLAMTHHILEVIDVCQTDMELILTMVSASDLPLGNEETFCVRAKKIKNYAFRGDIEKDVGAIIHKRGYKVGLEDPDVVFRLVITGDKCIFGRLLFSIDRRQYEFRRPHLKPFFYPGALLPGVARAIVNISSVRPRELLLDPFCGTGGILIEAGLMGVNCLGMDVQRKMVYGTAINFQHYDIGGELIIGDACNIGLADSSVDAIVTDIPYGKSTLYMAQSLQDLYVKSLKEMYRVLKSGKNAVIVSQIPMKAIGEDVGFKVLEHHQQRVHKSLTRHIIVLKKR, encoded by the coding sequence ATGCGGATTGCATTCGAGCTCTCGGGAGAGCATCAAACACTGCCCAGGTCAGAGGTCATCGGTTGTTTGACGTCTTCTAATATCCCTTTTAGGGAGATAGCCACTTTGGACCAGGTCCTTATCATCGAAACCAATGAAATGCCGCCGATTGCGAGGCGTCTTGCCATGACCCATCACATTTTGGAAGTTATTGACGTGTGTCAAACCGATATGGAGCTGATCCTAACTATGGTAAGTGCATCGGATTTACCACTTGGTAACGAGGAGACTTTTTGCGTCAGGGCAAAGAAGATCAAAAATTATGCCTTTAGAGGTGATATCGAAAAGGACGTCGGCGCAATCATACATAAACGAGGATACAAGGTGGGTTTAGAAGACCCAGATGTCGTTTTTCGTCTCGTCATCACTGGGGATAAATGCATATTTGGTAGATTGTTGTTTTCGATAGACAGACGCCAATATGAGTTTCGTCGACCACATCTAAAACCATTCTTTTATCCGGGGGCATTATTGCCTGGAGTTGCACGCGCCATAGTCAACATCTCCTCTGTCCGTCCAAGAGAACTCCTGCTGGACCCATTCTGTGGGACGGGGGGCATACTGATCGAAGCCGGGTTGATGGGGGTCAATTGCCTCGGTATGGATGTGCAGCGCAAGATGGTGTACGGTACTGCGATCAATTTTCAGCATTATGACATAGGGGGAGAGCTGATAATTGGAGATGCGTGTAATATCGGGCTGGCAGATAGCTCCGTGGATGCAATCGTGACAGATATCCCATATGGGAAGTCGACTTTGTACATGGCACAATCACTGCAAGATTTATATGTTAAATCATTAAAGGAGATGTATCGCGTACTCAAATCTGGAAAGAATGCCGTGATAGTGTCACAAATTCCCATGAAGGCAATCGGCGAGGATGTCGGTTTTAAAGTCCTCGAACATCATCAGCAACGAGTTCACAAGAGTTTGACGCGCCACATAATCGTATTGAAAAAAAGGTGA
- a CDS encoding magnesium transporter has protein sequence MQKEYNVFKIMKTALPLLTLCSLLGIAAGVVLTTYEDTLFALPGLFILVPVTIGMGGNIGAILSARTSSALHLGTIEFRHTSLVFKNNILATLIVGMLSFFLVGVFGHLFSVLIDFGSPGLFEMVLISTISGILITMMAIIVATLSAFYSYNNGIDPDDTTIPIVTSICDVFGVLILFGVAMMIV, from the coding sequence TTGCAAAAAGAGTATAACGTTTTTAAAATCATGAAAACTGCGCTTCCATTACTCACGCTATGTTCTCTTTTGGGGATAGCTGCTGGAGTAGTTCTCACTACATACGAAGATACCCTGTTCGCGCTTCCTGGGTTGTTTATATTGGTCCCGGTTACGATTGGCATGGGGGGAAATATCGGCGCGATACTCAGCGCCCGTACTTCATCTGCCCTTCACCTTGGTACGATAGAATTCAGGCATACAAGTCTCGTATTTAAGAACAACATTCTTGCCACTCTCATCGTCGGTATGCTCTCGTTTTTTCTGGTTGGAGTCTTTGGACACCTATTCAGTGTTTTAATTGACTTTGGGAGCCCCGGACTCTTTGAAATGGTTTTGATATCTACAATCTCGGGGATTCTAATAACTATGATGGCGATAATCGTCGCTACTCTGTCTGCCTTTTATTCATATAACAATGGCATAGATCCTGATGATACGACGATACCCATAGTTACAAGTATCTGCGACGTGTTTGGCGTTTTGATATTATTTGGTGTGGCTATGATGATAGTATAA
- a CDS encoding type II toxin-antitoxin system VapC family toxin — MNVLIDSCGWIEYFGKGPKINEYASFIDNANPKNYYTPSIVLYEVYKKIKKELSDEKAMEACAYIVSYTSIVSLDEKVAFAAADLSSEYGLPMADAVIMATAIMYEATIVTSDKHFEKLDDVRFIGA, encoded by the coding sequence GTGAACGTTTTAATTGACTCCTGTGGATGGATTGAATATTTTGGTAAGGGACCAAAAATAAATGAATATGCCTCCTTTATAGATAATGCCAACCCAAAAAACTATTACACGCCTTCAATCGTGCTCTACGAGGTTTACAAAAAAATTAAAAAGGAGTTAAGTGATGAAAAGGCGATGGAGGCTTGTGCCTACATAGTCTCCTATACATCTATCGTTTCTTTAGATGAAAAAGTAGCATTTGCGGCAGCTGACCTGAGTTCGGAATATGGTCTCCCAATGGCTGATGCAGTCATTATGGCGACTGCTATAATGTATGAGGCGACAATTGTCACCAGCGACAAACATTTCGAGAAATTAGACGATGTTAGATTTATCGGCGCCTGA
- a CDS encoding AbrB/MazE/SpoVT family DNA-binding domain-containing protein — MMDTVTVSPKYQVVIPKKIRERLSIRAGERMVMIDKDNLIHMVKIGAIKDAKGLAKGVTTKSLRDERERFN, encoded by the coding sequence ATGATGGATACTGTAACTGTATCCCCTAAATACCAGGTAGTCATTCCAAAAAAGATCAGAGAGCGATTGAGTATACGGGCAGGGGAACGAATGGTCATGATAGATAAGGATAATTTAATTCACATGGTCAAGATTGGGGCGATAAAAGATGCTAAAGGGTTGGCCAAAGGGGTCACTACAAAAAGCCTGAGAGATGAACGTGAACGTTTTAATTGA
- a CDS encoding nicotinamide-nucleotide adenylyltransferase codes for MKTNRAFYIGRFQPYHLGHHIVLQKIVDEVDEIIIGVGSAQRSHTMRDPFTAGERVMMVSRSLEGLDTTFYVIPIMDMDWHAVWVSHVRSLTPPFNVVYSNNPLVISLFSEAGKQVRRSPLYQRDEYSGTEIRRRMLNDEKWEHLVPEAVVEIIKEINGVQRLKNLSQSD; via the coding sequence ATGAAAACTAACAGAGCGTTCTACATAGGTCGCTTCCAGCCATACCACTTAGGGCATCACATAGTTCTTCAGAAGATCGTGGACGAGGTTGATGAGATAATTATCGGAGTCGGCAGCGCCCAGCGGAGTCACACGATGAGGGACCCGTTTACCGCCGGGGAGAGGGTGATGATGGTTTCGCGCTCCCTTGAGGGACTGGACACCACATTTTACGTCATTCCGATAATGGACATGGACTGGCATGCAGTCTGGGTGTCGCATGTCCGCTCACTGACGCCGCCGTTCAATGTCGTGTATTCCAACAATCCGCTTGTCATCAGCCTGTTTAGCGAGGCTGGTAAACAGGTTAGACGATCTCCATTGTACCAGAGAGACGAATATTCTGGCACAGAGATACGCAGAAGAATGCTTAATGATGAAAAATGGGAACACCTGGTACCAGAGGCAGTCGTGGAGATAATCAAAGAGATTAATGGCGTGCAGAGACTGAAGAATCTGTCACAATCTGATTAG
- a CDS encoding TATA-box-binding protein — MSKSEAAKKTIRIENVVASTAIGQELDLKSLALKFDVAEYDPKQFPGLVYRTTNPKTAALVFKSGKIVCTGAKSIDDVDVGLSRVFKNMRDVGIKVVDEPQIMVQNIVASANLGTELNLNAIAIGLGLENIEYEPEQFPGLVYRLSNPKVVVLLFGSGKLVITGGKKIADAEVAVEKIVGELEGLSLL; from the coding sequence ATATCTAAATCAGAAGCGGCAAAGAAGACCATAAGGATTGAAAATGTTGTAGCATCTACTGCGATAGGACAGGAGTTGGACTTAAAATCACTGGCGCTTAAATTTGATGTCGCCGAATATGATCCAAAGCAGTTTCCAGGGTTAGTGTATAGGACCACGAATCCAAAGACTGCTGCATTGGTCTTCAAATCCGGCAAGATCGTATGCACTGGTGCAAAAAGCATCGATGATGTCGATGTGGGACTAAGTAGAGTTTTCAAGAATATGCGCGATGTTGGCATCAAAGTCGTGGATGAGCCGCAGATCATGGTTCAAAATATCGTAGCATCCGCTAATCTGGGCACGGAACTGAACCTCAACGCGATCGCCATCGGACTCGGTTTGGAGAATATCGAATATGAACCCGAGCAATTTCCAGGATTGGTTTATCGACTATCAAACCCGAAGGTAGTGGTGTTGCTGTTTGGGTCTGGCAAGTTGGTAATTACTGGCGGCAAAAAAATTGCTGATGCAGAGGTAGCGGTGGAAAAGATAGTCGGGGAGTTGGAGGGGTTGAGCCTTTTATAA
- a CDS encoding ribonuclease Z, whose product MLKITFLGTGGTMPTTSRSSSAIMIDRKGELLLFDCGEGAQRQMMKAKTGMINLTSIFITHYHGDHFLGIPGLIQTMSFQGRTEPLHIYGPAWTHQFVKMLTSLGYYKLSFSVEDHEIKPGDKIERPEYTIHAVKTEHGIPSIGYVLEENPLLGRFNREKAIELGVPPGPLFSKLHSGQSVFVAGNEIKPEQVVGKQRPGRKIVYTGDTRPCDAIIKMAKNADLLIHDGTLADDLQDWAIESKHSTAKEAATVANAAQCKELVLTHISSRYSDDPSSLLNGAKSIFKNVSIAQDFMEVVVPYPD is encoded by the coding sequence ATGCTCAAAATAACCTTCCTCGGCACTGGCGGGACCATGCCAACGACCAGTCGAAGTTCATCCGCAATTATGATTGATAGAAAAGGAGAATTACTGCTCTTTGACTGTGGCGAAGGGGCGCAGCGGCAGATGATGAAAGCAAAGACAGGGATGATAAATCTCACTTCTATTTTCATAACACATTATCATGGAGACCACTTTCTGGGCATCCCTGGGCTCATCCAGACTATGTCGTTCCAAGGGCGGACCGAGCCACTGCACATCTACGGCCCTGCCTGGACGCATCAATTCGTCAAGATGCTGACTTCCCTTGGCTATTATAAGTTGAGTTTTTCCGTCGAGGACCATGAAATCAAGCCAGGCGATAAAATCGAGCGCCCAGAGTATACAATCCATGCTGTCAAGACCGAGCACGGCATCCCAAGTATTGGCTATGTGCTGGAAGAAAATCCTTTGTTGGGCAGATTCAATCGCGAGAAAGCCATTGAACTGGGTGTCCCACCTGGGCCATTATTTTCAAAACTGCATTCTGGACAATCCGTGTTCGTAGCTGGAAATGAAATCAAGCCAGAACAAGTGGTAGGTAAGCAGAGACCTGGCAGGAAAATCGTTTATACGGGAGATACCAGACCATGTGATGCGATAATAAAAATGGCAAAGAATGCAGATTTGTTGATTCATGACGGTACTCTCGCAGACGATTTGCAGGACTGGGCAATTGAATCTAAACATTCTACAGCTAAAGAGGCAGCGACCGTTGCAAACGCAGCGCAGTGTAAAGAGCTCGTACTGACGCACATCAGTTCGCGCTATTCTGATGACCCTTCTTCATTACTGAATGGGGCAAAATCAATCTTCAAGAACGTGTCCATTGCCCAGGACTTTATGGAGGTCGTGGTACCATATCCTGATTAG